In one window of Terriglobia bacterium DNA:
- a CDS encoding adenylate kinase, whose product MRMVLMGPPGAGKGTQAARLVERYRIAHISTGEMLRDAVEGHTPLGEKAAAFMEAGQLVPDDLVIPMAIGRLSKPDCRNGFILDGFPRTRPQAEGLDAELEKHHLSLDIVLVIEVSDELILERITGRRMDPVTGTIYHVTFNPPPPDVAPRVVERADDTAEAVSARLAKYYSVTALMIPFYQQKGLLRRVDGNGPPDEVSQRIMAALQ is encoded by the coding sequence ATGCGAATGGTCCTGATGGGTCCGCCCGGCGCCGGAAAGGGAACGCAAGCGGCCCGGCTGGTCGAACGCTATCGAATTGCCCACATTTCAACCGGTGAGATGCTGCGCGACGCGGTGGAAGGGCATACACCGCTGGGCGAGAAGGCCGCCGCCTTCATGGAGGCGGGACAGCTCGTACCCGATGATCTGGTGATCCCGATGGCCATCGGGCGTTTATCCAAGCCCGACTGCCGCAACGGTTTCATCCTCGACGGCTTTCCACGCACCCGGCCGCAGGCGGAAGGCCTCGATGCCGAACTCGAAAAGCACCACCTCTCGCTCGACATCGTGCTGGTCATTGAGGTCAGTGACGAACTCATCCTTGAGCGCATCACCGGTCGGCGCATGGACCCGGTGACCGGAACCATTTACCATGTCACCTTCAATCCTCCGCCTCCCGATGTCGCCCCCCGTGTGGTCGAGCGCGCCGATGACACCGCCGAGGCCGTTAGCGCACGGCTCGCCAAATACTATTCCGTGACGGCATTGATGATTCCGTTCTATCAGCAAAAGGGGTTGCTCCGCCGCGTCGATGGAAACGGCCCGCCCGACGAGGTCAGCCAGCGGATCATGGCCGCTCTCCAGTAG
- the glgP gene encoding alpha-glucan family phosphorylase has product MTSIQSLAKVAYFSMEIALDPTIPTYSGGLGILAGDMLRSAADLELPMVAVTLVHRKGYFRQRLDAQGNQTEEPDSWDPKTRLQPVKGSALVVLEGRAVQLQAWRFDLVGMSGHTVPVYLLDADLPENDAWDRTLTDTLYGGDTRYRICQEALLGIGGISLLQSLGLARLENYHMNEGHSSFLTLALLEEQLRRHNASSPSDKDIEAVRRQCIFTTHTPVPAGFDRFPLDLVRRVLGEPRATLLEQAGCSREDVLNMTSLALRFSHYINGVAMRHGEVSHGMFPRYPIHAITNGVHAVTWTSPSLQDLYDRHIPEWRRDNAYLRYAVGIPLEELLEAHTRAKAALFQELKQRTGVSLEASVLTFGFARRAAAYKRADLLFSDPQRLSAIAKKAGPFQIIFGGKAHPNDPEGKALIRRVYEAAVQVDHNIRVVYLENYDMALARFMISGVDLWLNTPQRPQEASGTSGMKAALNGVPSLSVLDGWWIEGCFEDVTGWAIGHRDPMGREDTRTETESLYQKLEEKIIPLFYQQRDAYAEVMRSAIAVNGSFFNTQRMLMQYEANAYFPETLTRTTR; this is encoded by the coding sequence ATGACCTCCATTCAATCCCTGGCGAAGGTAGCGTACTTCTCGATGGAGATTGCGCTCGATCCCACCATCCCTACCTACAGCGGGGGGCTCGGCATCCTTGCCGGCGACATGCTTCGCTCCGCCGCGGACCTCGAACTGCCGATGGTGGCGGTCACCCTGGTCCACCGGAAAGGTTATTTCCGGCAACGGCTGGATGCTCAGGGAAATCAGACCGAAGAACCGGATTCATGGGACCCCAAGACCCGGCTCCAACCCGTCAAAGGATCCGCCCTGGTGGTCCTTGAAGGTCGCGCCGTGCAGCTTCAGGCGTGGCGCTTCGACCTCGTCGGGATGTCCGGGCACACGGTTCCCGTCTATCTGCTGGACGCCGATCTTCCGGAGAATGACGCTTGGGATCGAACCCTGACCGACACGCTTTACGGCGGGGACACCCGTTATCGGATCTGTCAGGAAGCCCTGCTGGGAATTGGCGGGATCAGCCTGCTGCAAAGCCTCGGCCTGGCCCGCCTGGAGAACTATCACATGAACGAGGGGCACTCCTCCTTTCTCACGCTGGCCCTTCTCGAAGAACAACTCCGACGTCACAACGCCTCATCGCCCTCGGACAAGGACATTGAGGCGGTCCGGCGGCAGTGCATTTTCACAACGCATACGCCGGTTCCTGCCGGCTTTGACAGGTTCCCTCTGGATCTGGTGAGACGAGTCCTCGGTGAGCCCCGGGCCACGCTCCTTGAACAGGCGGGATGTTCCCGTGAGGACGTGTTGAACATGACCTCCCTCGCCTTGAGGTTCTCCCATTACATCAACGGAGTGGCGATGCGTCATGGGGAGGTCTCTCATGGCATGTTTCCCCGTTACCCCATTCACGCTATCACCAATGGAGTGCATGCCGTCACATGGACATCGCCTTCGTTGCAAGATCTGTACGATCGCCACATTCCGGAATGGCGCCGCGATAATGCTTATCTTCGCTATGCCGTCGGGATTCCGCTGGAAGAGCTTCTCGAGGCGCACACACGCGCCAAGGCCGCATTGTTCCAGGAGCTAAAACAGCGGACCGGCGTGTCGCTGGAGGCGTCGGTTCTGACTTTTGGATTCGCACGCCGCGCGGCCGCATACAAGCGCGCCGACCTTCTCTTTTCAGACCCCCAGCGGTTGAGCGCGATCGCGAAAAAAGCAGGTCCGTTCCAAATCATCTTCGGAGGGAAGGCCCATCCCAATGATCCCGAAGGCAAGGCCCTGATCCGGCGGGTCTATGAGGCGGCGGTCCAGGTGGATCACAACATCCGCGTCGTCTATTTGGAGAATTACGACATGGCTTTGGCTCGATTCATGATCTCCGGGGTTGACCTCTGGTTGAATACGCCCCAGCGGCCGCAGGAAGCATCCGGAACGAGTGGAATGAAGGCGGCTCTCAACGGGGTTCCCAGCCTGAGCGTGCTTGACGGCTGGTGGATTGAAGGCTGCTTTGAAGATGTGACCGGCTGGGCGATCGGGCATCGAGACCCGATGGGGAGAGAGGACACTCGGACGGAGACCGAGTCCCTTTATCAGAAGCTCGAGGAAAAAATCATCCCGCTCTTTTATCAGCAGCGTGATGCCTATGCCGAGGTCATGCGATCGGCCATCGCCGTGAATGGGAGCTTCTTCAATACCCAGAGGATGTTGATGCAGTACGAAGCGAATGCTTATTTTCCCGAGACACTGACCCGGACGACAAGGTGA
- a CDS encoding methyltransferase domain-containing protein, translating into MKNPIRESMDNTVDRSVATALRRKRFVLFRDLIERLDPPIRILDVGGTEQFWDMMKFEASEQVQITLLNTFPAGVSRPHMQSAVGDARNLSRFADHEFDVVFSNSVIEHVGSIDDQRKMAGEIRRVGKSYFVQTPNRGFPLEPHFMFPFFQFLPVSFRAKLLQKFNLGWIARVPDYPSAKLAVQTIRLLTRRDLEQMFPEAEIFEERFLGLTKSFVAYSGWGKQEGQPGRGAKA; encoded by the coding sequence ATGAAGAACCCGATCAGGGAATCGATGGACAACACGGTCGACCGGTCGGTGGCGACTGCGTTGAGGAGAAAACGATTTGTCCTCTTTCGGGATTTGATCGAGCGGCTGGACCCGCCCATCCGAATCCTGGACGTGGGAGGAACGGAGCAGTTCTGGGACATGATGAAATTTGAGGCCAGCGAGCAGGTCCAGATCACGTTGCTCAACACCTTCCCGGCCGGGGTGTCTCGTCCGCATATGCAAAGTGCCGTGGGCGATGCGCGGAACTTGTCGCGCTTTGCCGACCATGAGTTCGACGTGGTCTTTTCGAACTCGGTCATCGAACATGTGGGGAGTATCGACGATCAGCGAAAGATGGCCGGGGAAATCCGGCGGGTGGGAAAGTCCTACTTTGTGCAAACTCCGAACCGTGGCTTTCCCCTCGAACCGCACTTCATGTTCCCGTTTTTTCAGTTTTTGCCGGTTTCATTCCGGGCGAAACTTCTGCAAAAGTTCAATCTGGGTTGGATTGCCAGAGTCCCGGATTATCCGAGCGCAAAACTCGCCGTCCAAACGATCCGCTTGCTGACCCGGCGGGACCTGGAACAGATGTTTCCTGAAGCGGAAATTTTCGAGGAACGGTTCCTTGGGCTTACCAAATCCTTTGTGGCATATTCCGGCTGGGGAAAGCAGGAAGGTCAACCCGGACGAGGAGCCAAAGCATAG
- a CDS encoding OsmC family protein produces the protein MTEPHPSSTTPPENVHEPAVVVTGSATGFAQEIHAGAHRLTADEMPAVGGTDAGPSPYELLLAALGACTSMTVAMYARRKGWPLERVTVSLRHSKIHATDCAECETREGMLDRIERDIQFTGSLTTEQRSRLMEIADKCPVHRTLTSEINIRTRAV, from the coding sequence ATGACCGAACCACATCCGTCATCGACCACCCCGCCTGAGAATGTTCACGAACCCGCCGTGGTCGTCACGGGCAGTGCCACGGGATTCGCGCAGGAGATTCATGCCGGCGCACACCGGCTGACAGCCGATGAAATGCCGGCAGTGGGAGGTACGGACGCGGGGCCATCCCCTTACGAACTTCTGCTGGCTGCGCTAGGCGCGTGCACATCGATGACGGTTGCCATGTATGCCAGGCGCAAAGGCTGGCCGTTGGAGCGGGTGACCGTATCCCTTCGACATTCCAAGATCCACGCCACAGACTGCGCCGAGTGTGAAACCCGGGAGGGGATGCTCGACCGGATCGAGCGCGATATTCAGTTCACAGGATCTTTGACGACGGAGCAGCGTTCGCGCCTGATGGAGATTGCAGACAAATGCCCGGTCCACCGCACACTTACTTCTGAAATCAACATCCGGACACGGGCGGTCTGA
- a CDS encoding class II fructose-bisphosphate aldolase, giving the protein MTLHGASGTHDEDLKKAIRAGMTIVHINTELRVAWRQGLETALAKAPQEVVPYKILPAALEAVKKVVRERLQLFNSTESPERGQQSARA; this is encoded by the coding sequence ATGACGCTCCATGGCGCTTCGGGGACTCATGACGAAGATTTGAAGAAAGCGATCCGGGCTGGGATGACCATTGTTCATATCAATACGGAATTGCGTGTGGCCTGGCGGCAGGGGTTGGAGACCGCCCTTGCCAAAGCGCCTCAAGAGGTCGTTCCCTACAAGATCCTCCCGGCGGCGCTTGAGGCCGTAAAGAAAGTCGTTCGGGAGCGACTGCAATTGTTTAATTCCACGGAAAGCCCCGAAAGGGGGCAACAGTCTGCGAGGGCATGA
- the rpiB gene encoding ribose 5-phosphate isomerase B: MRLVVGADHAGFDLKQNVAAYVHELGYEVVDVGAFSSTEPDDYPDFAEALGRAVRNRQGERGILICGSGVGASVAANKIPGIRAGLCHDTYSAHQGVEHDDMNVLVLGSRVIAAELAHELVRSFLGAKFTGEERHVRRVTKVKNLETRFLLSPVKPRTPRESL; this comes from the coding sequence ATGCGCTTGGTTGTCGGCGCCGATCATGCCGGGTTCGACCTGAAACAAAATGTGGCTGCCTACGTCCACGAACTGGGATACGAGGTAGTGGATGTCGGCGCGTTCAGCAGCACCGAGCCCGATGATTATCCTGATTTTGCCGAAGCCCTGGGACGGGCGGTGCGAAACCGCCAGGGGGAGCGGGGGATCCTCATCTGCGGAAGCGGCGTGGGGGCCTCTGTTGCCGCCAACAAGATCCCGGGCATCCGCGCCGGTCTCTGTCACGACACCTACTCCGCTCACCAGGGCGTCGAGCACGACGATATGAATGTCCTGGTCCTGGGATCGCGGGTGATCGCTGCGGAGCTCGCCCACGAATTGGTGCGCAGTTTCCTGGGCGCAAAATTCACCGGCGAAGAGCGCCATGTGCGTCGCGTGACAAAAGTGAAAAACCTGGAGACCCGGTTTTTGCTGTCCCCTGTGAAACCAAGAACCCCACGGGAATCTTTATGA
- the trpS gene encoding tryptophan--tRNA ligase: MTQINPKKRVFSGIQPTGKVHLGNYLGAVKHWVENQSKYDSIFCIVDLHALTIPETVKPNNLKRKILEVAALFMACGIDSQQSAIFTQSHISAHAELTWLLNCVTPVGWLERMTQYKSKADRLTSVSTGLFDYPVLQAADILLYRADGVPVGEDQKQHVELARDIAQRFHSLFGEAFVLPEPMIRSAGARIMGLDDPTVKMSKSLGEVKKGHSIGLTDAPEAIRESILRAVTDSGNEVRYDHASAGVRNLLEIFEVISGKTREEIESKFHGKGYNFLKREVADLVIATLQPIQDQYFRLMADPGHLQRILREGADRVRPTAEETLRHVKRLMGLDALLLWDQPG; this comes from the coding sequence ATGACACAAATCAATCCAAAGAAGCGCGTCTTTTCAGGGATTCAGCCAACCGGCAAGGTCCACCTTGGAAACTATCTGGGCGCCGTCAAGCATTGGGTGGAGAATCAGTCCAAATACGACAGCATCTTCTGCATTGTTGACCTCCATGCCCTAACGATTCCGGAAACTGTAAAGCCGAACAACCTTAAGAGGAAGATTTTAGAAGTGGCCGCTCTCTTTATGGCTTGCGGGATCGATTCCCAGCAGTCGGCCATTTTCACGCAGTCTCACATCTCCGCGCACGCGGAGCTCACCTGGCTTCTCAATTGTGTCACCCCGGTTGGATGGCTCGAGCGGATGACTCAATACAAATCGAAGGCGGACCGATTGACCTCGGTCAGCACCGGTTTGTTCGATTATCCCGTCCTCCAGGCCGCCGACATCCTCCTCTACAGGGCAGACGGGGTGCCCGTGGGGGAAGATCAAAAGCAGCACGTTGAATTGGCCCGTGACATCGCACAGCGGTTCCACAGTCTATTTGGGGAGGCTTTTGTTCTACCGGAACCCATGATTCGGAGCGCAGGGGCACGCATCATGGGATTGGATGATCCCACCGTCAAGATGAGCAAGAGCCTGGGAGAGGTAAAAAAGGGGCACTCCATTGGGCTGACGGATGCCCCGGAGGCCATCCGAGAATCGATCCTGCGGGCGGTCACAGATTCAGGGAATGAGGTCCGGTACGATCATGCCTCCGCGGGCGTGAGAAATCTTCTGGAAATCTTTGAAGTCATCTCGGGAAAGACTCGAGAGGAAATCGAATCGAAGTTCCACGGGAAGGGATACAACTTCTTGAAGCGTGAAGTGGCTGACTTGGTCATAGCCACCCTTCAGCCGATTCAAGACCAGTACTTCCGGCTCATGGCGGATCCGGGACATCTCCAGCGAATACTTCGTGAGGGCGCCGACCGTGTGCGTCCGACGGCCGAAGAGACACTCCGTCATGTCAAGAGGTTAATGGGGTTGGATGCGTTGCTGCTCTGGGATCAACCGGGGTGA
- a CDS encoding RNA-binding protein, whose translation MVSKLFVGNLPHSTTDRALNDFVTTAGFRVSTAVVICDKMTGAPRGFGFVELAEGEDIQRAITGLNGQSLEGRALTVNEAKPQRTSSVRP comes from the coding sequence ATGGTTTCTAAGCTTTTTGTAGGTAATCTGCCCCATAGCACAACCGACCGTGCCCTGAACGATTTTGTAACTACCGCGGGGTTTCGCGTTTCGACCGCGGTGGTGATTTGCGACAAGATGACGGGTGCACCGCGGGGATTCGGCTTTGTCGAGCTGGCTGAAGGCGAAGACATCCAGCGAGCTATCACGGGATTGAACGGTCAATCCCTGGAAGGCCGCGCCTTGACCGTAAACGAGGCTAAGCCCCAGCGGACGAGCTCTGTGCGTCCTTAA
- a CDS encoding helix-turn-helix domain-containing protein: MNLALVIRKRLDQMGLEQRGLATAAQVTESYISQLLTGKKTPPTPSRTDIYEKMGRFLKLPGSKLSKLAELQRQEELKRRLADPPAPLFKEVRELVLRKCRPAKLKQMRAIFEKQPFGELERLVTQKLLDVVKRVAQEELESENWLRLMARLSQRSYEEMRVIILEFLDADIFNVSIESCISFLDPLIESWDIDLATFGMEIILNRRVAPGHPKRFEFVEKKPEPPVSEEPGFKEFLREASLSGTATEEEIEFLRKLRFKGKRPTPLYYYRELQNLRDPLHFRPR; encoded by the coding sequence GTGAATCTTGCTCTGGTTATCCGGAAGCGGTTGGATCAGATGGGTCTCGAGCAAAGGGGTTTGGCGACTGCCGCACAAGTCACAGAGTCTTACATCTCGCAGTTACTGACGGGGAAAAAAACGCCCCCCACCCCGAGCCGGACCGACATCTATGAAAAAATGGGGAGGTTTCTCAAGCTCCCGGGAAGCAAGCTCTCGAAGCTGGCTGAGCTTCAGCGCCAGGAGGAATTGAAGAGAAGACTGGCCGATCCACCCGCGCCCTTGTTCAAAGAGGTTCGAGAATTGGTCCTCCGCAAATGCAGGCCCGCCAAATTGAAACAGATGCGCGCGATCTTTGAGAAGCAGCCCTTCGGCGAACTGGAGCGCCTGGTGACCCAGAAGCTCCTGGACGTCGTCAAGCGAGTGGCCCAGGAAGAACTGGAAAGTGAAAACTGGCTCCGCCTCATGGCGCGACTCAGCCAGCGAAGTTATGAGGAGATGCGGGTCATCATCCTTGAATTCCTGGACGCGGATATCTTTAATGTGTCCATTGAAAGCTGCATTTCGTTCCTGGATCCGTTGATCGAGTCCTGGGACATCGACCTCGCCACATTCGGTATGGAAATTATCTTGAACCGCAGGGTGGCGCCGGGGCACCCCAAGAGATTCGAGTTTGTTGAGAAGAAACCCGAGCCGCCCGTCAGCGAAGAGCCGGGATTCAAAGAGTTCCTCCGGGAGGCCTCCCTGAGCGGCACTGCGACCGAGGAGGAGATTGAGTTTCTCAGGAAGCTGCGATTTAAAGGAAAGCGACCCACCCCGCTCTATTATTACCGGGAGCTACAGAATCTCAGAGACCCTCTCCATTTCCGCCCCCGGTGA
- a CDS encoding cbb3-type cytochrome c oxidase subunit I: MERQSMPISPRWLQGAILTYIVGFSILGVLAYLVYQRQPPIPGQVVSAGGEVLFTREDIMEGMNVFQRYGLMEYGSVYGHGAYLGPDFTAEYLHKTAEILLRRYESDLQGRVPAPSRVAAELHENTFDPETDTVIWSETRASAHRMMENHYQSVFYNKDSQGGAQALWIADRKQIRQLTAFFAWTAWTGTTNRPGESSSYTNNWPPEPLAGNTVTPEAVTWSVISIIGLFGGTGLVLFCFGKYDWLGWSEAPRQVWLRPVDEVALAPAQRAVVWFLVVTSVLFFLQTLCGGLVAHFRAEPGNFFGFDISRILPYNIARTWHVQLSIFWVSASYLATGIFLVPLIAGRERRGQAPLTIALLLALVVVVFGSLAGEYASIKGWLNKGWFWFGDQGWEYLDLGRVWQILLVIGLFLWVFILYRGLKGKLREQHHGTMPWLLFYAALTIPAFYAVGLLTSPERGFVITDFWRFWVVHLWVEDFLELFTTVMVAYMFVLMGTVREKTAIRVIYLDVILYSLGGVVGTMHHLYFSGTPAVHMALGAAFSALEVVPLVLLTLEAWGFMRSGEQSMVGKDHIHRWAVWFLVAVGVWNFVGAGIFGFLVNLPVVSYYEIGTNLTANHAHTAMMGVYGMLAIGLLLFCLRYLMQPAKWSDRAAKISFWSLNLGLTWMAFFNLFPIGIVQLNDAVSRGYWHARSLNFVMTKWVHVLEWARLPGDAIFILGGALPLCWLCWRAIRYPNPGRSTPETELPVPLFTYEAGPSNRV; the protein is encoded by the coding sequence ATGGAACGACAATCAATGCCGATCTCCCCGAGATGGCTTCAAGGGGCGATCCTCACCTACATCGTGGGCTTTTCTATTCTGGGTGTTCTGGCCTACCTGGTCTACCAGCGACAGCCGCCGATTCCTGGCCAAGTGGTCAGTGCAGGCGGGGAAGTGTTGTTCACCCGGGAAGATATTATGGAGGGGATGAACGTCTTTCAGCGCTATGGACTCATGGAATACGGTTCGGTCTATGGTCACGGAGCCTATCTCGGCCCTGACTTCACGGCCGAATATCTCCATAAAACGGCCGAAATTCTGCTGCGGCGGTATGAATCAGACCTGCAGGGCCGCGTGCCGGCACCATCCCGGGTGGCTGCCGAGCTGCACGAAAATACATTTGATCCCGAGACGGACACTGTCATTTGGAGCGAGACACGGGCCTCCGCCCACCGCATGATGGAAAACCACTACCAGTCCGTGTTTTACAACAAAGACAGCCAGGGGGGCGCGCAGGCACTCTGGATTGCGGATCGGAAACAGATCCGGCAACTCACCGCATTTTTTGCCTGGACCGCCTGGACCGGAACCACAAATCGTCCCGGTGAGAGCAGTTCCTACACCAACAACTGGCCTCCGGAACCGCTCGCCGGAAATACGGTGACTCCCGAGGCCGTCACCTGGAGCGTCATCTCCATCATCGGCCTGTTTGGCGGAACAGGATTGGTCCTGTTTTGTTTCGGGAAATACGACTGGCTGGGATGGAGTGAGGCGCCGCGGCAGGTGTGGCTGCGCCCCGTGGACGAAGTTGCTCTGGCCCCCGCTCAACGAGCGGTGGTGTGGTTTCTCGTGGTGACCTCGGTTCTTTTCTTCCTCCAAACCCTATGTGGAGGCCTCGTTGCCCATTTCCGGGCCGAGCCCGGAAATTTTTTCGGATTCGACATTTCCCGAATTCTACCTTACAACATCGCCCGAACGTGGCATGTCCAGCTTTCTATCTTCTGGGTTTCAGCGTCCTACCTGGCCACGGGAATCTTCCTGGTCCCACTCATCGCCGGACGTGAGCGGCGCGGTCAGGCGCCGCTGACGATCGCCCTCCTCCTGGCGCTCGTCGTGGTGGTGTTTGGGAGCCTGGCGGGTGAGTATGCAAGCATCAAAGGCTGGCTGAACAAAGGGTGGTTCTGGTTCGGCGATCAGGGATGGGAGTACCTCGACCTCGGTCGAGTTTGGCAGATCCTGCTCGTGATCGGGCTGTTTTTGTGGGTCTTCATCCTGTACCGGGGATTGAAAGGAAAATTGCGGGAGCAACACCATGGGACGATGCCCTGGCTCCTGTTTTACGCCGCGCTGACCATCCCCGCGTTTTATGCGGTGGGACTTCTCACCAGCCCGGAACGGGGTTTTGTGATCACCGATTTCTGGCGATTCTGGGTGGTCCACCTCTGGGTGGAGGATTTTCTGGAGCTATTCACCACCGTCATGGTGGCGTACATGTTCGTTCTGATGGGCACGGTTCGGGAAAAGACTGCCATCCGAGTCATTTATCTCGACGTCATCTTGTATTCCCTGGGCGGTGTGGTGGGCACGATGCACCATCTTTACTTTAGCGGGACTCCTGCGGTGCACATGGCCCTCGGAGCTGCATTTTCAGCGCTGGAAGTCGTCCCCCTGGTGTTGCTGACGCTCGAAGCCTGGGGGTTCATGAGATCGGGGGAGCAATCCATGGTGGGGAAGGACCATATCCACCGCTGGGCGGTTTGGTTTCTCGTGGCGGTGGGCGTGTGGAATTTTGTCGGCGCGGGCATCTTCGGATTTTTGGTCAATCTCCCTGTCGTGAGTTATTACGAGATTGGAACGAACCTGACTGCCAATCATGCTCACACCGCGATGATGGGGGTCTACGGGATGCTCGCGATCGGACTCTTGCTGTTCTGCCTGCGTTACCTGATGCAGCCCGCCAAATGGAGCGATCGCGCCGCCAAGATCTCCTTCTGGTCCCTCAACCTGGGATTGACCTGGATGGCGTTCTTCAATCTTTTCCCCATCGGGATCGTTCAACTCAACGACGCCGTGAGCCGGGGTTACTGGCATGCGCGAAGCCTGAATTTCGTGATGACGAAGTGGGTGCATGTCCTGGAATGGGCGCGCCTGCCCGGCGATGCGATTTTCATTCTGGGCGGGGCCTTGCCTCTGTGTTGGCTTTGTTGGCGCGCGATAAGGTATCCAAACCCCGGGCGGAGCACGCCGGAAACCGAACTGCCTGTTCCTTTATTCACCTATGAGGCGGGACCCTCAAACCGAGTGTGA
- a CDS encoding tetratricopeptide repeat protein, with protein MEFSKIRRGRKVRQDPEPRGRFALPAGPEAAWYNLWMYRRRDSSLSGRLLKSLHFPQRLRFVFLGFCVLAMAACSRSESHLFGRAEGAQRVGSYDQAVLLYESYLQKYPNGEFAEKGLYNLGNIYYLNLRNPGKAQAAYERFLEKYPSSQYAFTAGDRLAELYERDIQDYRKAIDVLEQISLHTPSRDEWRRIRYKIATDYFHLDQFDQAIIEFKKLIQDQPEEHRSDEARIKLAAIYEIRKQWHEAVVQLQDIIDHSKCEECRRHAQLEIVDCYVSQDRLDQAIAALKKITPHPEDRDYVAQQLAELERRKIDRRSPHEVNWIRKSPPKRKISSASRHRPAEPAPNK; from the coding sequence TTGGAATTCTCAAAAATCCGGAGGGGGCGCAAGGTTCGCCAAGACCCGGAACCCCGGGGTCGTTTCGCCTTGCCGGCGGGGCCGGAGGCCGCGTGGTATAATTTATGGATGTACCGCCGGAGAGATTCCAGCCTGAGCGGGCGTCTGCTGAAAAGCCTTCACTTTCCTCAGCGCTTACGGTTCGTCTTCTTAGGTTTTTGTGTGCTCGCGATGGCGGCGTGTTCCCGAAGCGAGTCGCACCTGTTCGGCAGGGCGGAGGGGGCGCAGCGCGTCGGGAGTTACGACCAGGCCGTCCTTCTTTACGAATCCTATCTGCAGAAGTATCCCAATGGAGAGTTTGCGGAGAAGGGGCTGTACAATCTCGGAAATATTTATTACCTCAACCTCCGGAACCCGGGTAAGGCGCAGGCCGCTTACGAACGCTTTCTGGAAAAATACCCAAGCAGCCAGTACGCATTTACGGCGGGCGATCGTCTTGCCGAGTTATATGAGCGCGACATTCAGGATTATCGAAAAGCCATCGATGTCCTCGAACAGATTTCCTTGCACACGCCGAGCCGGGACGAATGGCGTAGGATCCGATACAAGATCGCCACGGACTACTTTCATCTCGACCAGTTTGACCAGGCGATCATTGAATTCAAGAAGTTGATCCAGGACCAGCCCGAAGAGCATCGGTCGGACGAGGCGCGGATCAAGCTGGCGGCCATTTACGAGATTCGCAAGCAGTGGCACGAGGCTGTGGTTCAGCTTCAGGACATCATCGACCATTCGAAGTGCGAGGAATGCCGTCGTCACGCCCAGCTCGAGATTGTCGATTGTTATGTCTCCCAGGACCGGCTCGATCAGGCCATCGCCGCGTTAAAGAAGATCACCCCCCACCCTGAGGATCGCGATTACGTGGCCCAGCAGCTCGCGGAGCTTGAGAGGCGGAAGATCGACCGGCGATCTCCCCACGAGGTGAACTGGATCAGGAAGTCGCCACCCAAGCGAAAAATCTCCTCGGCGTCCCGTCACCGGCCCGCCGAACCGGCGCCGAACAAATAA